TGCCGGAGTTTGACATAGACGCGGTAAAAACCGGCGTCCAATCGTTGTTTCAACTTTCCGACACCAGAGCCGCACATCTGTTCTCCGGGGCGCCGAAGATACTAAAATCCGGCCTGACGCATCAGCAGGCGCTTGACTACCAGCAACGTCTGGCCAGTATCGGTGCTTTTACCGAGCTGGCAGCCACGCCGCCAGCAGAACCGGACCCCGTTTCCCTGGCCGACGATTCCCCATTCGAAGCCTCGACAGAGTATTCTACGACGGCAGAGCCGCCGGCGATGACTGCCCAGGAACCTCCAATATCCGAGGTGAACGACGATTCCGGCGATATCCGCCAGGCAGGTTTTCAGTTTACCGGCAGCGGCAGGGAATATTTCGGTATCTGGATCGTCAATATCCTGCTGACCATCGTGACCCTCGGCATCTATTCGGCCTGGGCCACAGTGCGCAACAATCAGTATTTCTATGGCAATACGCAGCTGGACGATTCCAGCTTCCAGTACCTGGCCAAGCCCCTAACCATCCTCAAGGGCCGTCTGATTGCCCTGGCAGTTCTGGTGTTGTTCGTTGCGCTGTCAGAACTCTACGTGGAAGCGGCCATCATTCTGGCCATCGCCTTTATCCCACTGACGCCCTGGATCATGGTGAAATCCCTGCGATTCCGGGCGGTGAACAGCGCCTACCGCAATGTCCGCTTCGACTTCCAGGGCAGTTACGGCCAGGCGCTGATGGTGTCATTTGTGTGGCCATTACTGAACGTCTTCACCCTGATGTTGCTGACTCCATTGGTGATGAAGCGCACCCACGAATTCATCGCCAACGGCAGCCGCTACGGCACGTCGGAATTCGCCCTGAACGCCAGCATCGGCGACTATTACCGCTTCTTCGGTAAGGCCGTGCTGATTGCCGCCGCCTTTGGTGTCGTCAGTTATCTGGCCACGCGCTCCGGCAGCGCAGGACTGGGAATGGCCATAGGCCTGATCGGGTACCTGGCACTGCTGGGCTACTTCATTGCCGGTATCGCCAACCTGTTCTTCAGTTCCGTGCAGCTGGCCGACCACGGCTTCGATTCCGAGCTGCAACCGGTCCAGATGGTCTGGATCTACCTGTCCAACAGCTTCCTTGTGGCCATTACCCTGGGGCTGTACACGCCCTGGGCCAAGTGCCGTATGGCCCGGTACCGGGCCAGCCGCACCTCCATGCTGATCGCCGGCGACCTGCAACGGTTCACGGCAGCAGAAGAGACCCGCACCAGCGCTCTGGGGCAGGAACTGGGGGATGCCTTTGATGTCGACTTCGCCGCCATCTGAAGTCGTTGTTGAAGGCCACTACTTTTCCGGTCAGGACTCCCGCCGTCAGAATGCCACGCTGCGTTCCGACGGCCAGTCCATCACCATTGAATCCGCCGGGGTCGCCCTTGACCTCCGGCCGGATCAGGTGACCCTTTCACCGCGAATCGGCAACACGCCACGCTACCTTCATCTGCCGGACGACGGCGTTTTCGAAACCGGCGACAATGACGCCGTTGACCGCCTAAGCCAACAGACGGGGCAGCGCAGTTCCCGCTGGATTCACCGGCTCGAAAATCACCTTGGCCTGATTCTGGCGGCCACCGTCTTCACGGTGGCTACCATCGCATTCACCTTCATCTACGGGGTGCCCTGGGCATCCCAGGCGATCGCCAATGCCCTGCCGGATACTCTGGTTGAACAGGTGGGCAATTCCACGTTGGAAACCCTGGACGACCTCTGGTTCGAGCCCAGCAACCTGCCCCAGGAGCGGCAGCAGGCTCTGCAGGCCCATTTCGCACCGTTGCTGACACCCGTTGGTGGTCAGGACCTGGAAGTGCTGTTCCGGTCATCCGAGGCGATCGGTGCCAACGCCATGGCCCTGCCCAACGGCACGCTGATTTTTACCGATGGCCTGGTGGAACTGGCCGAAAACGACGATGAACTCACCGCCATACTGGCTCATGAAATCGGCCACGTGGCCCATCGCCACGGCATGAAAGGTGTGGTGCAGTCCTCTCTGACCACCTGGCTGATCGTAATGATGACCGGAGACCTGTCGGCCTTTTCCGACACCACCGTCGCGCTTCCTGCGATACTGATGAGCCTCGCCTATTCCCGGGATCTGGAGAGAGAAGCCGACGGCTATGCCCTGGAAACACTTAAGGCCAACCAGATTCCTGCCAGGCATTTCGCCAACATTATGGAACGCTTGATGGCCACCCATGGTGAACCCGCGCCGGAAGAACACGACGACAACGAAGGCTGGCGGCAGATCAGTGACTTGCTGTCGAGCCACCCCGGCACCGCCGAGCGGATAGAACGCTTCCGACAAGAACCCTAGCGCCCTGGTGCGGGCTTCCGGGCGAACGAAGGCCTGCTATATTGAAAACATCAGCAACGGACATTGCGAAGGAATGCCGTCGAAATGGAAGCCCGTCGTCCGAAGCAGGCTGTTTTTCAGACCCGCGACCTCACCAAGACCTATCAGCAGGGCGAAGTGGAAATTGCCGCTCTGAGAGGCATCAACCTTGACCTTTTCGAAGCCGAACTAGTGGTTATGCTGGGCGCCTCAGGCTCCGGCAAATCGACCCTGCTGAATATTCTCGGCGGCCTTGATGTTCCCACCGGCGGAGAAGCCCGCTATCTGGACATCAACCTCAGCAACGCCGGTGATAAGGAGCTCACTCGCTACCGCCGCGACTTCGTGGGCTTCGTTTTCCAGTTCTACAACCTGATACCCAGCCTGACCGCCCGCGAAAACGTCGTTGCCGTCACCGAAATTGCGCAAGACCCGATGTCTCCTGAAGCCGCATTGGCGCTGGTTGGACTCGAAGCGCGCATGGACCATTTCCCGGCACAGCTCTCCGGCGGAGAACAACAGCGGGTCGCTATCGCCCGGGCCATTGCCAAGCGCCCCAAGGTGTTGCTGTGCGATGAGCCGACAGGCGCTCTTGATTCCACCACCGGTGTGCTGGTGTTGTCCGCACTGGAACGGGCCAATCGCGAAACCGGCACCACCACGGTCATTATCACCCATAACGCGTCCATTGCCCGGATGGCTGATCGGGTCATCACCCTCTCCGACGGCGCGGTCAGCGGGGAGCACCGCAACGCGGAGCGTCAGGACCCGATGAGCCTGAGCTGGTGACGCCATGAATCTCTTTGGCTCGAGCGTTCTCCACACCAAACTGCGCCGCGAACTCTGGCAAATGCGTGGGCAGATGCTTGCCATCGCGCTGGTGATTGCCGGCGGCATTGCGGTGTGCCTGCTCTCGCTGGTGAATTACGACTCTCTCAACGCAACCCGCGACCAATATTACCGGGATTATCATTTCGCAGACCTTTTCCTATCCGTGAAACGGGCTCCCCGACACCTGGTGCAGCAAGTGTCAGAGATCCCGGGCGCCGGGCGGATCAGCGCCCGCATTGAAGGCACCGCAAGGCTCGCCGTGCCTGGCTTTTCCGACCCGGTGTCCGCCCGACTGGTCTCTTTGCCCAATGAAGGGCAACCCTCAGTTAATCGCCTGTACCTTCGGCACGGTCGCTTGCCATCCCCTCAGAGGAATGATGAAACCGCCGTGATCGGCAGTTTTGCCGAAGCCCATGGGTTGACGCTCGGCGACGAACTGGCCGCCATCATCAACGGTCGCCAGCAATCTCTTCGCATTGTTGGCATTGTCGAATCGCCGGAATTCATTTACGTGATTCCGCCTGGGGGAATGCTTCCGGATTTTGAGCGCTTTGGTGTGCTCTGGATGACCGAGGAAGCCCTGGCCTCCGCCATGGACATGACGGGCGCGTTTAATAGCCTGGCGATGGAAATCGATCCCAACACGCCCATCGCCGACATAATCGACCGCATTGATCGCCTCTTTACGGCTTACGGTGGTGTCGGCGCGATCGGCCGAACGGATCAGTTCTCCCACCGTTTTCTGTCCGACGAGCTGAATCAGTTGAAAACCATGGCGTCCATTTTCCCGGCGATCTTCCTGGGCGTGGCAATGTTTCTGCTCAACGTGGTGATCAGCCGGCTGGTCAGCACCCAGCGTGATGTCATTGCGGTGCTCAAGGCCTTCGGCTATTCCAATCGCGAAATTGGTTGGCATTACAGCCAGTTGGTGCTGATCGTCGCGCTGGTGGGATTCGTCATCGGCTGTGTCGCCGGGATCTGGCTGGGCCGCGAACTGGGCGAACTTTACATGGATTATTACCGGTTTCCTGAGCTGTTGTTCCAGCTCAGCCCGGGATGGATCGCCCTTCTTGCCGTCATCACGCTATGCGTGGCCTGGCTCGGCGGCTGGAAATCCATCGCCCAGGCCACCCGCCTGCCACCTGCGGAGGCCATGCGCCCCGAAGGCCCGGCTCAATTCGGGGTGTCGGTTCTGGAAAGAGGATTGTCAAACGTTCGGCTCACGCAAACCTCAAGAATGATCGTCCGCCAGCTATCCCACCGGCCCGGTCGAACGCTGTTGTCTACGCTCGGAGTTGCCATGGCCACTGCAGTGGTGTTGATCGGCAACTTTCAGCTCAGCTCTGTCTCGATGATGGTTCACACCCAGTTCGCGGTGGCCCAGAAGCACGACCTCAGCGCCGCTTTGTACGAGCCGGTTGGGTATCGGGAGCTGTATTCGCTCCGGCAACAGCCCGGTATTCGGTTTGTGGAGGGCAGCCGGGTCGTTCCGGTTGAATTGACTAACGGCCATCGACGCCAGCGTACCGCGCTGAGAGGCATTCCCGACGGCGCAAAGCTTCAGTCTGTGGTGAACGAACGATTAAACGACGTCCGTATTCCTCCGGCAGGCCTGCTGCTCACCGACTTTCTGGCAACCAGTCTCGACATTCGCGCGGGCGACGAGGTCACCGTGCGTATTCTGGATGGCAAACGCGCCACACTGACCTTGCCAGTCGCTGGTGTGACCAGTGAGTTCCTTGGCGTCGGTGCCTACCTGAATCTGGCAGCAATGAACCGGGCGATGGGTGAAGGCCCATTGATCAACCGGATTCTGATGACCCTTGACCCCGCGCAGCTGCAGGACGTCTACGAGTACCTGTATGACATTCCCGGCATTATGGCCATCAATCGACGGCAAGGCATGCTGGACAGCTTCTACGAGACGTTGGCGAAAACCTTCCTGACCTACACGTTCATCATCAGCCTGCTCGGCGGCATTATCGCTTTTGGCGTGATTTACAATACGGTCCGGATTTCCCTGTCCGAACGAGGCCGTGAGCTGGCCAGCCTCAGAGTGCTGGGGTACAGCCATAATGAAGTGTCCCATGTATTGCTGGGGGAGCTCGCCCTTCTGCTATTCATTGGCATCCCGCTGGGATGGGGCATTGGTCATGTCATCGCCACGGCGATCGTGACGGCCATGCAAACCGAGCTCTACCGTGTGCCACTGGTGATTTCAGCTCACACCCTGGCGCTGTCAGCCACCGTGGTCATCGTCTCTGCGCTGGTGTCCGGATTCATTAGCTGGTGGAAAATCCGGCAGCTGGATCTGGTGTCGGTGCTCAAAACCCGAGAATAAAACGGATAGCCTGAGGAGACCCTGCATATGTCACCAAGCAAAGTGTCAGCCGGCAAACGGTCAATGGGCAAGTGGCTGTTCTGGTTGCTGTTCGGTGTTCTGGCGATCGCCCTGATGATCGGCGTGCTGCGGCCTGAACCGGTCTGGGTCGATGTGGCAGAGGCCAGGCGCGGCCCTATCGAGGTCACGATTGCTGAGCAGGGCACGACACGGGTGAAAGACCGATTCGTCGTTTCCTCTCCCGTCACCGGTTTCCTGCATCGGCTGGAATTTCAGGTAGGAGACGAGGTAATTCCCGGCGAGTTATTGACCCACGTGAACCCTATGCCGTCCGAAATGCTTGATGCCCGCAGCCGCGCCGAAGCCCAGGCCCGGGTGGCCGCCGTCCAGTCAGCACTCAATTCGGCCCGCCAAAAGGTCAGCGCCGCCCGTGCCGATGCCGAATTCGCAAACAGCGAATATCAGAGGCTTCAAAGCCTGGAGAGCTCACAGTTTGTTTCCAGAGAACGGCTGGACGAAATCAAAACGGCCCTGACTCGCGCCAGAGCGATACTTCGTTCGGCGGTGTTTGAAGAGGAAGTAGCCTCTCATGAGCTGGCCGGGGCCCGCACGCATCTGGAAGTCTCGGCGGCACGGGCAGCCGGCGAGAAACCTGCCGAACAGGTCGCCCTGCGCTCTCCGGTCAACGGCGCAGTGCTGGGCATCATGCGTAAGAGCGAGGGCATTATACAGGCCGGGGAAGCCATACTGGAGCTTGGCGATGCCGGCGCCCTGGAAGTGGTCGTGGATGTATTGAGTTCCGACGCAGTCAGGCTGACACCGGGCACACTGGCCAGACTCCACGGGTGGGGCGGAAGCCCGTTGAATGCGGTGGTTCGTCGAATCGAACCGGTGGGTTTCGAAGACATTTCGGCCCTTGGCGTGAAAGAACAGAGGGTACAGGTCATTCTGGACCTGACCAGCCCAAGAGCCGACTGGGCCAACCTGGGCGATGGATATGCGGTCGATGCCGAGTTCATTCTCTGGTCATCTGAAGACAGCCTGCAGATTCCCGCCTCATCGTTGTTCGTGACAGATGGTGCGTCGTTTGTTTTCGTAATCGAAGACGACACGGCACACGTTACACCCGTAGAAACGGGCAGGAGCAATGGCCTGAGCACCGTCATCCTGGATGGCCTCGACGAAGGTGATAAAGTCGTACGTCATCCCAGCCGTGAGCTGGAGGATGGTGATCGAATCCAGGTCAGATAAACCGGCCAGGTCTGGTAAGCTTGGACTCTCGGCGAAAAGCGATGCTCTAGCTCGCAAACCTCACGACATGACGAAAGGAAGCCAGAATGACCGCACGCAAGCGCCCGGTAAGTGCATCTGCCATTGAGGGACACGTCTACAAAGTATTTCCAAACGACATGAACTCCCATCAGACGGTATTTGGCGGGATGATCATGTCAAAATGCGACCGCCTGGCGCTGGTCGTGGCAGAACGTCATTCCGGCTGCGTCTGCGTGACAGCGGCAGTGGACTCCATCCATTTTCGGGCACCCGCTAAAGGTAACGATACCCTGCTCTTCAGTCTCTCACTGAACCGGAGCTGGGGATCATCCATGGAAATCGGCGCCCGTGTTGAGGCCGAAAACAGCTACACCGGCGATAGCCGCCACATTCTCTCCGCATTCTTTACCTTCGTGGCGCTGGACGAGGACGACAAACCTGTTGATGTACCAGCTGTGGAACCGGAAACTGAAGATCAGAAACGGCGATTCGAAAATGCGGAAATCCGCCGGGAGGGGCGACTGGAAACCCGCAAAAAACTGAACGGACGTTGACCAGAAAGCGCCCTCAAACAGTCACACCCCTCTACAATCTATGTCTTGTGTCGGCAGCCTTTACATGCAAAGACCTGTGACAGACGCCCCTTAGCTCTAACCGCCTGAAATGACTCAAAGTGCCTGAATTGGCACGCAACATGAATAATTTCCGAGAACGCTCCACCTGTTCACTCGTCTTTGCAGTGACAGGGACATGACTGGATCCAGACGTTCCAGCCTTACCAGAATTTACTGAAAACCAAGCAGTACGTTTTCCGACACGAACTCAAGGAGAGTCACCATGGAGGAAAAACGACCGCTCGTTTGGTTGTCGGCGGACTATTCCGGTTCAGCAACGCGAGATATTTTACTGCCCGGATGGCAGGTGATTTCTGTTGCTATTTCGGCTCAGCGTCTTCCGGGCGGCATCTCCGGCTGCAGTGCGCGAGTTGGTGTGCTTGCCCTCAGCGACATTTCCAGGTCCCAGCTAACGCTGGCGCAGGGCTGGCTGGAAGCACTTCAAGTTGAACACTGGGTAGCCATTCTTGAGCCCGAACAGATTGAAGACCCCGAGGTGTGCAGACTCATCAACCGCTATTGCGGGGATTATCATACCTTTCCGATTCAGCCCGACCGGCTGCAAGCAGCACTTGGCCATCTATGGGGCATGTCGGAACTCCAGGCTCGGGCTTTCCACAACAAACCAGCGAGCTATCAGGAATTTGCCCTGGAGGGCGAATCCTCTGCTGTCACGCAGACAAGAGAGCTGCTTGGCCGGTTTGCACACACCGAGGAACCCGTTCTGATCTACGGTGAAAGTGGCACCGGCAAGGAAGCGGCCGCAACATTCATTCACAACCACTCTTCTCGCAAGCGCAAACCGCTGGTTGTGGTCAACTGCGCAGCCCTACCCCTTTCCCTCACCCAGAATGAACTGTTCGGACATGAAAAGGGCGCGTTTACCCATGCCATGCGTTCACAAAAGGGAAGAATTGAAACCGCCGACGGTGGCACTCTTTTACTCGTCGGTGTTGATGAACTCATATCAGAACAACAATCGGCCATTCTACGTTTCCTTCAGGAAGGCCAGCTCGAGCGTATCGGTGGTAGTCATCCCATTAAGGTGGATGTACGGGTAATCGCAACCAGCACGACCCCTCTTGACCAATTAGTCGCGTCTGGCAATTTTCGCAGTGATGTTTTTTACCGCCTCGGAAGTTTGCATGTACTCCTGCCTCCTCTGCGTGACCGAAAGGAAGATATTCCTCTGCTGGCAAACCGGATCCTTGCGGCAGCTGCACCTTCCATCGGACCAAAACGGCTCGCGGACACAACCATAATCTACCTTGCCAAGCACCCGTGGCCGGGGAACCTCAGAGAGCTTCAAAACCGGCTGCGTCAGGCGATTGTGCTAGGGCAGGGTCCGCTCATTGAACCGGTTGACATGGGGTTTGGGCTGGCTCCCGTCAACAACCACAGCCGGGAAGAGGAGCTATCCCTGAGCGCCTTTCGCTCCCAGGCAGATCGCCAGGCGATCTCGGTAAGTCTGGCGCTGGCGAACAATAATATTTCTGCCGCAGCACGACTGCTTAACATCTCGAGGGTCTCGTTTTACCGACTGATGGAAAGGCATCAGGTCATCCACAGAATGTCGGTTCGGCCTTTGAAGAGTGATTAATGGAGATTTACCCATGTCGACAAAAATGCTCAGCTTCGTTTCGCTATTAGCGGTAGCAATAACTCCGGGACTAACTGAAGCCGCACAGGCGGACAAGGACACTATCTCAACGGATCGCAGTACAGCGATAAGTGCCCCTAAACAAGACCACGACCCCGCAACAGACATTGCCTCCATCACCGCCGACCGGGGCATCGTTACCCGGCCAGGCCGGTTTTCTATCGAGCCATCTTTTTCCCACGCCCACAGCAACTCAACGGCAGTGGCCATTGAGGGTTACACGGTTATCCCTGCCCTGCTGATCGGACTGATCAACATTTCGGAGATACAGCGAGATATTTTCGTTGGTGCCATGTCACTGAAATACGGATTTACGAGCAAATTCGAAGCGGCGATCCGCGTGCCCTACCTGAGCATCAACGAGGATCTAAGAGAGCGTGAGGTGTTCCAGGGCACACCGGTGGACACACTTCGTGAATCCTCTGGCGAGGGTCTTGGCGATGTCGAGATTTCCGCTCGCTACCAGTTAACCGATGGCTTGGCGGGCTGGCCCTACGTCATTGGCGGGCTGCGGGTGAGAGCGCCAACCGGAGAGGGCCCCTACGACGTAGACCAGAGGGTCATCGAGGATAATCAGGGCAATCCGATTGGCATCGAACTGGAAAGTCGGCCGACCGGCTCGGGTTTCTGGGCCTTCGAACCCGGACTCTCATTTATCTATCCGACAGACCCGGCCGTGCTGTTCGGCAACCTGAGTTATGTCTGGACCCTCAAAGAGGAGCAAGGCTTTGAAAACGGAGGCACGGTCGACCCCGGCGATATCGTACGTTTTGGCTTCGGGATGGGGTTCGCCTTTAACGAACGCACTTCGTTCAGCCTGGGCTATGATCACTCCGTTATCCGGAAAACCACGTTCGAGAGGAACATTGATCTTTTTGAATCCAATTTCGACCGAATTCAGATCGGATCGCTGTCATTCGGGTTGTCCCAGCGCCTGACGCAGTCCACATCCCTGAGCCTGACGGTAAGCATTGGCGTTACTGAAAACGCGCCCAACAGCGAGATTACTCTCAAGCTTCCGATCAATCCCTAGGGAGGAATCGAGAATTTCTCAGCGGCCAAGCAACTGGATCAATTGATCACTGAACCGGGCCGGGAGCTGATTCCCGATTCCCAGATTGTTCAGTTCGATATTCAGCTGATGCATATTCTGTATCACAGTGCCATCAAGGCTGTTCTGAACTACCGTCATCCAGCCGCTTGGGCCCGCCATGCTACTGGCTATCCGCGCCTCGCCGCTGCGGCTCGCGCTGATCACCTCCAGTACGGTTTCCATCTGGTGGTCCAGCAAATGGTTATTGCTGGGCTGGTTCAGGTTGGGGATGGTCAATCGATTGATCACCAGGGTGTCACCGTTAATACCGACGATCTGCTCCAGACCAATACTGATCTCCAGATTATCCGTCAGGAAGCCGCCCCGGTACTCTGAAAGCTCTCCGTCACTGATCGGGTCGACTCCGGGATTCAGTTCGGCCCGTGCAACCGTCGATAAGGTCGCGCAGGCTATAGCCAGCAATGCGACCACAGGCATCCTGCCCTTCATGATCATCACCATTCCCTCGTGGAGGGCCAGTATGGCAGCGTGTGTCCGAGGGATGGCCCCCCGAGGCCTTTCTGCAATGGCGCCCGGGCCACCTGGGGCCAACGGCCATCATCGAGAAAGTGATCGCGCCCCCGGTCAAGATGATTGCGAATAACGAAGGCGGTGCCATCCCAGTACTCGCTGAATTCTGAGTGAGAATAGATTTTCAGACCCCGGGCGGGGTCTCCTATCAACACCTCGTTTTCACTGATGCCTTTGATCAGCACGAAATGACGGAACCCCTCAATGTTCAGCAACACAATCATCGGCAGGCGAACCTTCTCCCTGAGCCCGACCAGGGGCAAACGGAATCCATCGGCCTCGTAACCTCTGGATGCCAGGTAGCGTTTCATATCGAGCATTGAGAACCCATGCCGGCGCACCTTGTCCTCATCTGCCAACGCCAGCATTTCAACGAAAACATCATGCTCGCTGACCTGATCCTCGTAATGAAAGCTCAATAACGAGGCGACCGCAGCGGAGCCACAGCTGAAGTCATACTGCTGTCGCAGGACACTGTCGAATCGCCGGCTTTCGAAACTGTTCACCGTAAGCCGGAAATCACCACCAATACCCGGCACCATGACCGAGCCGGCAAATGCGGTGGACCATAGCAGCCCGGCACTCGCGCAAACCGCGACAAGAACCTTCCTGGTCATGGCCCACCTCCGTCAGTGATTAATCAGTATGTTGATCTGGGTACTGTCCTGAATGACAACCTGGTTACCGGTATTCTGGATAACCGTGGCAATCCCGCTCATGTTTCCGAAGGCGTTGTCGGAAATGCTGTTATCACCCGTGACAACGTTACCCGACAGCAGGTTATCGGACACATTCGCGTTTTGCTGGTTATTGTTAATCTGCAGCTGCAGCGGAACCCCCTGGCGACCGCTTGAGTCCGCCAGCTGATCCGCCGACATCGGTGCGACATCCAGCCACTCCTCGGCTGAAACAAATCCCGCTGCCGCGAACAATAACGCCAGCAAGGCAGCCTTCAGTTTCCTTCTGATGACGTAACCCATGGCAGTTCTCCCGGAATAACCGGGCCGCATCCTTTTAGATGCGGCCCGGATTCCTTACTGGCCGGTGGACAGGTTGGACATTACACTGACGTTCGCCTGTGTAACGTTGCCATTGCCTGCATTCTGGGCAAAAGCGCCAACACCGGTGAAGTTCGCTGAACCGCCAGAGATTTCGTTGCGGTTCCGGGCATCGGTGTAGGACGCTCTGCCATTGGCATCGCCGTAGGTAGTTGAAGAGCCGGATACACTGCCGTCCAGATCAGCGTTGTTCAGGAACACGTCCAGATCCAGAGCCAATGAGTTATCGGAGCTGTCGTTTCCGCTGTCGGAGATAGTGGTATTCCCGCTATCGGCAATGTTGGTTGAGTTGTCGGAGCTGTCATTGCCACTATCAGAGACGGTGGTATTTCCGCTGTCCGCTACATTCGTGGAGTTGTCGGAATTATCGTTCCCGCTATCCGCGACGTTCGTGGAATTATCGGAACTGTCATTCCCACTGTCCGCCACATTCGTGGAGTTGTCGGAGTTATCATTTCCGCTATCGGCCACGGCGGTGTTGCCGCTGTCAGCAACATTCGTGGAGTTGTCGGAGTTGTCATTGCCGCTGTCGGCAATCTTGAACGAGTCGTTCACACTGGTGCTGTTATCGGAGTTGTCAGAGTTATCCGAATTATCACTGTTATCGGAATTGTCCGAGTTATCCGACATGTCATTGCCAGCGTCGGCGATCTTGAAGGCATCGCTCACATTGGTGCTGTTATCGGAGTTGTCTGAATTATCAGAATTGTCCGAGTTGTCCGACATATCGTTCCC
This DNA window, taken from Marinobacter halotolerans, encodes the following:
- a CDS encoding transporter family protein; the protein is MSTKMLSFVSLLAVAITPGLTEAAQADKDTISTDRSTAISAPKQDHDPATDIASITADRGIVTRPGRFSIEPSFSHAHSNSTAVAIEGYTVIPALLIGLINISEIQRDIFVGAMSLKYGFTSKFEAAIRVPYLSINEDLREREVFQGTPVDTLRESSGEGLGDVEISARYQLTDGLAGWPYVIGGLRVRAPTGEGPYDVDQRVIEDNQGNPIGIELESRPTGSGFWAFEPGLSFIYPTDPAVLFGNLSYVWTLKEEQGFENGGTVDPGDIVRFGFGMGFAFNERTSFSLGYDHSVIRKTTFERNIDLFESNFDRIQIGSLSFGLSQRLTQSTSLSLTVSIGVTENAPNSEITLKLPINP
- a CDS encoding C39 family peptidase; this translates as MTRKVLVAVCASAGLLWSTAFAGSVMVPGIGGDFRLTVNSFESRRFDSVLRQQYDFSCGSAAVASLLSFHYEDQVSEHDVFVEMLALADEDKVRRHGFSMLDMKRYLASRGYEADGFRLPLVGLREKVRLPMIVLLNIEGFRHFVLIKGISENEVLIGDPARGLKIYSHSEFSEYWDGTAFVIRNHLDRGRDHFLDDGRWPQVARAPLQKGLGGPSLGHTLPYWPSTREW